A region of Lycium barbarum isolate Lr01 chromosome 3, ASM1917538v2, whole genome shotgun sequence DNA encodes the following proteins:
- the LOC132630219 gene encoding uncharacterized protein LOC132630219, producing the protein MKKYILAIPSKNTVLVSKSIIFGETSTHSVYKLLKGFGNIIIRISSLKIDQDSIVIGIQDTELNASDMDFDGMLLALGIDETVEPKDQSRFEDFLHTLNPTGLPPYKLVLKQNCPIILLRNLNPSEGLGNGTRLICSDFKTHIISAKIASGDFKGQTIDSVGIYLREPVFSHGQLYVALSRAKSSGRVKMLIQPATVDDPDDHSTYNIVYNEIIHKAFS; encoded by the exons atgaagaaatacatattagcaATTCCTTCAAAGAACACAGTATTAGTTTCGAAATCTATAATTTTTGGAGAAACTtcaacccattcagtatataaactttTAAAGGGTTTTGGTAATATTATCATCAGAATCAGTAGTCTTAAAATTGATCAAGATAGTATTGTTATTGGTATTCAGGACACAGAATTAAACGCGTCTGATATGGATTTTGATG GTATGCTTCTTGCTCTTGGAATTGATGAAACTGTAGAGCCAAAAGATCAAAGCAGATTTGAAGATTTCCTCCATACATTGAATCCTACTGGTTTGCCTCCTTATAAGTTAGTTCTAAAGCAAAATTGTCCAATTATATTACTACGCAATTTAAATCCTTCTGAAGGTTTAGGCAATGGTACACGCttaatttgttctgatttcaaaACTCATATTATTAGTGCTAAAATTGCAAGTGGTGACTTTAAAG GTCAGACAATAGATTCTGTAGGAATTTATTTACGTGAACCTGTCTTTTCACACGGTCAACTTTATGTTGCTTTATCAAGAGCAAAAAGTTCAGGCCGTGTAAAAATGTTAATCCAACCCGCAACAGTAGATGATCCTGATGACCATTCTACCTACAATATA